In Sphaerospermopsis torques-reginae ITEP-024, the genomic window AACTCTGATTTTAATAATCTTTAAATATTTTTCCACATCTGTCTGAAAACAATCTAATACATTTTGACTGTAAACACCTGACTGACTAGATACTTTATCCCCTGCAAAATGTTCTAACTCAATTTCTTTTATATTTAAAGCCATTTTATATGCTTGTTCTAATGCTCTTTCTGGTGTGCGGAAAAACCATTGATTACCTTGATGCAAAATATTTAAGTTGTTGTTTTTTTCAGTTAGCTTATCTGAAAAATCTGAATGTACGTAATTTTTCATTTTGATGGTAGATGGCTAAATGTTTACTAACTCAAGTTGCTAGTTATTTGTTAAGGCTGGTAATGGGTAATTGCTAATTAAAATTCTGTTATTATCCTGTTAATCCTTAAATCCTGGTTATCCTGATTCTGACATTTTCCCTAACTAGCAACTTACGTTACTAAAAAAATCAAAAAATGAGGTAGATAAACTTTGAATTAATTGATAAAAATTGATTTTTTAAATCCAAAGTTTATGTATTTATCAACTTGAATTTTTCTACCTCATCAAAAAATAAATATTAAATAAATATTTTCTCAATTAACCTGCTTTTAAACAAGCTAAAGGATCAGGAACAGGAAAAGCGTCAGAACTTAAAGGCACAAACTTACTATCATTAGCATTGTAAGCAACAATTTGTCCTGTTTCTATTTCATAAACCCAAGCATGGAGAGAGATTTTACCACCATGTAATTTAGAACGAATCACGGGATAGGTTTCTAAATTTTCAATTTGAGTTAAAACATTTTCTTCTACAGCTATTTTGAGCAATGTTTCCCCATCATAATTTTGATAGTTTTCGCGTAACAGACGACGGGTAGATTCAGCATTGCGTTTTAACCAATCATAAACTAAAGGCATTTCATCAGATAAATTATTTAATTGTAGGAGTGCTTTCATACTACCGCAGTGAGAATGACCACAAACAATAATATGCTTAATATTTAAAGCAGAAACAGCATATTCAATTCCCGCACCTTCACTACTATTAGGACTTCCATGAGTGGGAATAATATTACCTAAATTACGAATAATAAATAGTTCTCCTGGTTTAGTTTGTGTTAATAAATTCGGATCAATGCGAGAATCAGAACAAGTAATAAAGAGAATTTCAGGAGTTTGTCCTTGAGATAATTGGCGGAA contains:
- a CDS encoding carbonic anhydrase, whose amino-acid sequence is MNSTMPMKRIIKGLNEFQTNYFTIHQEMFRQLSQGQTPEILFITCSDSRIDPNLLTQTKPGELFIIRNLGNIIPTHGSPNSSEGAGIEYAVSALNIKHIIVCGHSHCGSMKALLQLNNLSDEMPLVYDWLKRNAESTRRLLRENYQNYDGETLLKIAVEENVLTQIENLETYPVIRSKLHGGKISLHAWVYEIETGQIVAYNANDSKFVPLSSDAFPVPDPLACLKAG